ACGCCGTGCGCGCCCCAGGGCGTCCCCGAGCCGCTGTGGCAGGTCCTCGCGGGGTTGCTCCAGCCCGACCCGGAGGCCCGGTTCCGTACGGCGACGGGCGCGCGGAAGGCCTTGGCGGCGGCGGTCGAGCTGCTGCCGGACCCGACGGGCGAGGAGGAGCCCGTCGAGGTCTTCGACCAGGTGGGCCCGCTGCCGCCCGGGTACGGCCCGGACGGACCCGTCGCCGCACCGCCGCCCGGGTACGGCCCGTGGTCGCCGCCCCCGTCGCCCGCGCCCGCGCCGGCACCGCCGGCGGGAGCGGCGTCCGGGACGAGCGGTTTCCACCTGGCGCCGCCGCCCGCGCGCCCCGCCCCGGCGGCGTCCCCGCCCCCGGCCGCCGCCCCGTCGGCCTCGCCGGCCCCGTCGACCCCGCCGGCCCCGTCGGCGTTCCCGGTCGCGGGGCCCGCCGCCCCGGTACAGCCGTACGGGTCGTACGCGCCGTACGCACCACACCCCACGGCGCCGTACACGGCACCGACGGCTCCCGCCCCCACCGCCGGACCGGCCGCGGTCCCGGCACCCGCTCCGCGCGGGCGCCCCGGGCCGCCCCGGGCGGTGGCCGTCCCCGTCGTCCTGCTGGCCCTGGTCTGTTACGCCGTCGGGTTCTGGGCGCTGACCCGCATCTGAGTCACCATCCACCGCCCTGCGGCGGCCCGTACCCCGGCGCCCCACCGGCCCCCGGCGCACCACCGGCCCCGGCGCCCGTTCCCCCTCCCGGCCCCGCCCCCGCGCGTCGCCGCGCCAGGAGCGTCCAGGCGCCGAGCCCGCCGAGCAGCAGCGTGCCGGCTCCGATGCCGCCCGCCGCGACGAGGCGCATGGCGCCGCCGCCCCCCGGCTCCGTACCACTGGCGCCGTCGACCGCCGCGCGCCGGTCGCCGTCCGTCACGGCGAAGATCCCGGCGGGCCCGGCGTACGGGGGCGCCGCCGCGGCGTCGTGCTCCACGTTCACCCGCAGCGTCAGCCCGTACGGCTTCTTCCCGAAGACCTGCGCCACCTTGGGGTTGAGGCTGACGCGCAGGTAGTACCACCCGGCGAAGCGCATCCCGTTGGTCTCGGTGTCGGAGGCGAACCGGTTCGCGTAGGCCACCGGGGGCAGCGGGTCGAGGGTCGCCGACTTCTGCTTGCCGTCGTAGGCCAGGGAGTCGGCGCTGTCGACGAGGCCGAGCGCGGGGTTGTACAGCGAGACGGGGAGCGCCCCGGACACGAAGCCGCCACCGGCCGAACTGCCGAGGTCGGCGCTGACGAAGAGCTGCTGGCCCCAGTCGACGGGGATCCGGTAGAAACGGCTCTCGCCGGGCTCGATGCGGTCGGTCCACTCGCCCTCGGTGAGCCCGGGCGCGTCGGCGAACCCGG
This portion of the Streptomyces changanensis genome encodes:
- a CDS encoding serine/threonine-protein kinase, yielding MGEVFAGRYELVDPIGRGGVGAVWRAWDQRRRRYVAAKVLQQSDAHTLLRFVREQAVRIDHPHVLAPASWAADDDKVLFTMDLVGGGSLAHVIGDYGPLPPRFVCLLLDQLLSGLAAVHAEGVVHRDIKPANVLLEATGRGRPHLRLSDFGISMRKGEPRLTETHYVVGTPGYFAPEQLTGAEPDFPADLFAVGLVALYLLQGRKPDSQALVEHFRAHGTPCAPQGVPEPLWQVLAGLLQPDPEARFRTATGARKALAAAVELLPDPTGEEEPVEVFDQVGPLPPGYGPDGPVAAPPPGYGPWSPPPSPAPAPAPPAGAASGTSGFHLAPPPARPAPAASPPPAAAPSASPAPSTPPAPSAFPVAGPAAPVQPYGSYAPYAPHPTAPYTAPTAPAPTAGPAAVPAPAPRGRPGPPRAVAVPVVLLALVCYAVGFWALTRI